A genomic window from Deltaproteobacteria bacterium includes:
- a CDS encoding AAA family ATPase, which yields MYQEYFGLTAKPFSETPNTEFFYLSSKHQEGLAHLEYNILDGKGFTLLIGEVGTGKTTLCRALIERLDKDKITVAHVIHTNLDFHEFLREVVEELGMPSQGLQRWDLLKALNQYLIEAYAQNRKVVLIVDEAQNLAPSVLEGVRMLSNLETPQEKLIQIVFVGQPGLMDRIQQPELLQLKQRIAGFFFLGPLTEKETKEYILFRMGCAQPKPSLRFAPEALDLIYRITGGVPRLINFLCDFSIMQAYVAGSWTIDASLVQKAYTEIKGTSCPIEQKESKEKRLEGKFQGIPRKDETGLVSLKPFSNPKMQLSEVDVEGIFPEEEEKFFFPEKKSIGKKIALAFGLVLTLGGLGSFLLWEMDMEKWKPNAISPAYQIKMPVSEQGGDIQSRLSMAEKKLSKISPELSD from the coding sequence GTGTACCAGGAATATTTCGGATTAACGGCAAAGCCCTTTTCGGAAACACCGAATACGGAATTTTTTTATCTCTCTTCCAAGCACCAGGAGGGGTTGGCTCATTTAGAGTACAATATTCTGGATGGAAAAGGGTTTACCTTGTTGATCGGGGAGGTGGGTACCGGGAAAACCACGCTTTGCCGGGCCTTGATTGAACGTCTGGATAAAGATAAAATAACCGTCGCCCATGTTATCCACACCAACCTGGATTTTCACGAGTTTTTGCGGGAAGTGGTTGAAGAATTGGGGATGCCTTCACAGGGTCTGCAAAGGTGGGATCTTTTAAAGGCCTTAAATCAATATTTGATCGAGGCCTACGCTCAGAATCGTAAAGTGGTTTTGATTGTCGATGAGGCCCAAAATTTGGCTCCTTCGGTCCTGGAAGGGGTGCGGATGCTTTCAAATTTGGAGACTCCCCAGGAAAAATTGATTCAGATCGTTTTTGTAGGGCAGCCAGGGCTCATGGATCGTATTCAACAGCCGGAGCTGCTTCAATTAAAACAAAGGATAGCCGGTTTTTTCTTTTTAGGCCCTTTGACCGAAAAAGAGACCAAAGAATATATTCTCTTTCGAATGGGATGTGCCCAACCGAAACCTTCCTTGCGATTTGCTCCTGAGGCCCTGGATTTAATTTATAGAATAACTGGCGGGGTCCCCCGGCTGATAAATTTTTTGTGTGATTTTAGCATCATGCAAGCTTATGTGGCTGGGAGTTGGACGATTGATGCTTCTCTGGTCCAAAAGGCCTATACGGAAATAAAGGGAACCTCCTGTCCTATTGAACAAAAGGAGTCTAAAGAAAAACGCCTTGAAGGCAAGTTTCAAGGAATTCCGAGGAAGGATGAAACCGGTTTGGTTTCCCTTAAGCCTTTTTCGAACCCTAAGATGCAACTCTCTGAAGTTGATGTGGAAGGGATTTTCCCCGAAGAGGAAGAAAAATTCTTTTTTCCGGAGAAAAAATCAATAGGTAAAAAAATAGCCTTGGCCTTCGGCTTGGTTTTAACTTTGGGAGGACTGGGGTCTTTTCTTCTCTGGGAAATGGACATGGAGAAGTGGAAACCTAATGCCATTTCCCCTGCCTATCAAATAAAAATGCCGGTGTCTGAACAGGGGGGGGATATTCAGTCTAGATTGTCTATGGCTGAAAAAAAGCTGAGTAAAATAAGCCCAGAATTAAGCGATTAA